A stretch of DNA from Gemmatimonadaceae bacterium:
CCGGCGCGCGTGGGCAAGGGGCTCGCGGCGGTGCGCGAGGTGCTGCACGAACGGCTGGCCAGGCGGCAGATCACGCGCCAGCAGTTCGACGACCAGATGATCCTCGTGAGCGGCACCACCACGTACACCGGGTTCGGCAACGCGGACCTCGTGATCGAAGCCGTGTTCGAGGACCTCGAACTCAAGCACCGCGTGCTGCGCGAGGTGGAGCCCGCGCTGGCGCCCGACGCCGTGTACGCGTCGAACACCAGCACCATCCCCATCGGCCGCATCGCCCAGGCGGCGGCGCACCCCGAGCGCGTGCTCGGGATGCACTTCTTCTCGCCCGTGCACCGCATGCCGCTGCTGGAGGTGATCGTGACGCCCGACACCGCCAAGCAGGCGGCGGTGACCGCGGTGAGCTACGGCCGGGCGCTCGGCAAGACCGTGATCGTGGTCCACGACGGGCCGGGCTTCTACACCACGCGCGCGCTCTCGGCGTACATGAACGAAGCCGGGCTGCTGCTCGACGAGGGGGCGGGCATCGAGGCCATCGATGGCGCCCTCGTGGAATTCGGGTTTCCGGTGGGGCCGATCACCCTGCTCGACGAGGTGGGGATCGACGTCGGCGGCGAGGTGGGGCTGGTGCTCTCGGAGGCGTTCGGCACGCGGATGGCGCCGTCCGACGCCATGCGGCGGGTGGTGGAGTCGGGGCGCACGGGGCGCAAGGGGCGCTCCGGGTTCTACCGGTACGACGCCCACGGCAAGAAGGAGGGGGTGGACCCCACGGTGTACCGGGCGATCGGTGGGTCGGGGGCCCGGGTGCCGGTCCCGGCCGGTGAGATCGCGGAACGTTGCGCCCTGGCGATGGTAAATGAAGCTGCGCTCTGTTTACAGGAAGGCATTCTCCGGTCCCCCCGGGACGGCGACATCGGCGCCGTCTTCGGGATCGGGTTCCCTCCGTTCCGCGGCGGACCGTTTCGCTACATTGATTCTCTGGGTGCCGACGAGGTCGTCCGCCGGCTCGAAGACCTGCACGGGCGGTTCCCCTCGCGGTTCGAGCCGGCAGAACTCCTGGTTGACATGGCGCGTTCGCGGCGACGATTCTATCCCGCCGACGGGAAACCGGTATGATGCTGTCCCCCAAGCGATTTCGGTCGAGGTCGTGTGACTCCACCCCTGGTGGTAAGGTCAGAGCCATATGGATGGAAGCGCTGACGCGCTGATCGTCGAGCGGGTGCTCGCCGGTGACGTGGAAGCGTTCGCGACGCTCGTCGAGCGGTATCGCGAACGTTGTGCACGGTATGCGATGCACATGCTCGGGAACCGTGAGGACGCGGACGAGGTGATGCAGGACGCGTTCGTGCGGGCCTATCGGTCACTCGCCCGGTGCGAGGATCCGGAACGGTTCGGGGCCTGGCTCTTTCGCATCCTCGTCAACCGCTGCCGGACGGCGGGCGCGCGACGTGCGCGTCGCGCGCGGACCTTCCTCGCCGACGAGACGGCGCTGATGACGGCGTCGGAGGATCATCCGGCGGAAGTGTGGGCGTGGCGGGAGGAGATCGAGCGGGCGCTGGCCGAGTTGCGGCCGGAACAACGCGAGGCGTTCCTCCTGAAGTACGTGGAAGGGTTGGGATACGACGAGATGGCTGACCTGACCGGCGTTGGCGTATCAGCGCTCAAGATGCGCGTGATGCGCGCGTGCGACCGGTTGCGGGTGCTGTTGAAGGAGGCGCGCAGTGCGTGACATCAACAACTCCAGACTCGATGGGATCGTCGACGAACTCCGCCGCCCGGTGACGGTGGACGCCTCGTTCGATCAGCGGGTGATGCGTGCCGTCCGGGCGGTGGCACGGCGTCCGCTCGAACTGATCACGCCCCTGATGCCGATTCCGAAATGGCGCGTGTGGTCGGCGTTCGCCGCGGTGGCGGCCGGCATGCTCGCGATGGCGGTTCTCCCGGCGGCGCGCCCGCAGGGGCACCAGGTGCAGTTCGTGCTCGTGGCCCCCGACGCCAAGACCGTGCAGGTGGTGGGCGACTTCAACGGGTGGGACCCGAACCACGCCGCGTACCACGCGGAGAATCATGGCGGCGTCTGGTCGCTCACGGCCCCCATTCCCCCAGGCCACCATCGCTACGGCTTCCTCGTCGACGATTCGCTATGGGTGCCCGATCCGGCCGCGCCTCGCGTGGCCGACGAGGACTTCGGGTATCCCAACTCGGCGCTCGTCGTCGACGACACGCCCTGATGCGGCTGGCGCGGCACGCGGTGGCGACGCTGCTGATCCTGGCGGCGGCGCCCACGCTGGGAGCGCAGGTTTCGCGCCTCAACACCCAACTCGATCCGGTCACCCGCACGGCCGTGCTCGCGCTCGTCGATTCGGCGCGGGTGGCCGGCCTGCCGGCCGACGCGCTGGTCAACAAGGCGCTCGAAGGGGCGGGTAAGCACGCCGCCGGTCCGCGCATCGTGGCCGCCGTGCGCGCCCTGGCCCAGGAGATGCGCCGGGCCCGCGCCGCGCTCGGCCGCGGCTCCCGCGCCGAGGAGATCACGGCCGGGGCGCACGCGCTCCACGCGGGGATCACGCCCGCCCAGTTGACCGCGCTGCGGCGGGCCGACGTGGGCCGGCAGCTCACCACGCCGCTGATGGTCCTCACCGACCTCGTGTCGCGCGGGGTGCCGGCGCCCACGGCCTCGGCGGCCGTGGAGGCACTGGCTCGGGCCGGGGTCCGCGACGCCGACTTCACCGCGTACCAGCGCAGCGTGCGCCAGGACATCGATCGCGGCGCCGACCCGGCGGCCGCGGCTACCACGCGGGCGCGCGGCGCCGCCCTGCGCGGCGGCGGCCCGCCAGCGGCGCGCAGCGAACGCTGAGCGGTCCCTAGCACCTCGCGCCGCCATCAGGGTACAATTCCCTGTTCCCTGCGCGTTTCCCGAGACCTGAGACCAGTCATGGCTCGTTCGCTTGCTCGCGTCCTGACTCCACTCGCGGCAGCCGCGTTGGCGGCGTCGTGCGGCGGCGGCTCTGCCGGCGGCGCTCCGCCCGGCCGCGGCCCCGGTCCGATGCCGGAAAGACGGACGGCGGTATCGGCGGTGAACATCCACGCCGTGTATCCCACCGACTTCTCGCACCGGCGCCCGCTCACGCGCGCCGAACGCACGAACTTCATGGAGACGTCCCACTACGCGGACGTCGTGTCGTTCCTCGATTCGCTCAAGCTCCTGGGCGCCCCGATCACCATCGGCGACATCGGCAAGACGAGCGAAGGGCGCGAGATCCCGTACGTCGTGGCGTCGCGCCCCGTGGTGCGCGATGCCGCCGAGGCCAAGCGGCTCAACCGGCCGATCGTGTACATCCAGGCCGACATCCATGCCGGCGAAGTGGAAGGCAAGGAAGCCATCCTCGCCATGCTGCGCGAGCTGTCGGACGACAAGCAGCCCAACGTGCTCGACTCGCTGGTGCTGGTGGTGGTTCCGATCTACAACGCCGACGGCAACGAGAAGTTCGGCCCCCAGGCCACGAACCGGCCCGAGCAGGACGGCCCCGAACTCGTGGGCCAGCGGGCCAACGGTCAGGGCCTTGACCTGAATCGCGACTACATCAAGGCCGATGCGCCGGAGACCCGCGCGTCGCTGGCCATGTTCAACGCGTGGGACCCGGACGTGTTCGTGGACCTGCACACCACCGACGGGACCTTCCACGGCTACGCCCTCACCTACGCAGGCTCGCTCAGTCCGGCCGCCAAGTACACCGGCCCGTTCACCATGGACACGCTGCTCCCGGCCGTGCGCCGCAATCTGCTGGCCCGGGAACGCATCCAGACCTTCGACTACGGCAACCTCGACACTACCGGCGGCCGTCGCGGCTGGTACACGTACGACGCCCGGCCGCGGTACGGCACCAATTACTACGGCATTCGCGGGCGCATCGGCGTGCTCAGCGAGGCCTATTCGCACGATCCGTTCCGCACCCGCATCGCCTCGACGTACGCGTTCGTGGGCGAGCTGCTGTCGTTGCTCGCCGCCAACTCGTCGGAGATCGTGGACATCTCGCACGAGGCCGACCGCAAGACGGTGTACGGCGGCACCACGCCGTCGGCGGCGCCGTACATCGCGCTGCGTTCGCAGATCACGCAGCACCCGCGCAAGGCCGACGTGATTCTCGAAACCCTGGGTCGCCTGCCCGACAGCACGCAGAAGCTGCCCGGCGTGCCGCGCGGATTCCGCCGCATCGGCGACTTCCACACCGAACGGATGGACGTGTACGACCGGTTCACGCCCACGCTCGAGCGGCGCATGCCGGTGGCCTACGCGTTCGGCCCCGACCAGAAGCCGCTCGTCCAGCGGCTGGCCATGCACGGCGTGTTCGTGGAGCAGCTGGTGGATTCGCTCGACGTGCGCGCCGAGCAGTTCGCCATCGACTCGGTGATCCGCAACCCGCGGGAGTACCAGGGCCACCACGAAGTGCGCCTCGAGGGGCTCTGGGCGCCGCTCGGCATCACCCTGCCGCCCGGCACGTATATCGTGCGCGAGGCGCAGCCGCTCGCGATCCTGGCCATGTACCTGTTGGAGCCCGAAAGCGACGACGGATTCACCACCTGGAACATCATGGACGGCTGGCTCGCCCCCGGAAAGCAGTATCCGGTGCTGCGCATCGTCGAGCCGTTCACCGTCAACGCCCCACTCCGTCCCGTCAAACCCTGATTCTCCCCCCAAGGCCCACGCTTCGGCGCGGGCCGTCATTTTTCCGGCGTTCCCTGCGCCGTGCCGTCTGAGGTCGCATGTTCCGCTCCACGTTGCTGTATCTGTCCAATCAGCCCCGCGTCTTCCGGTTCGTCCGCAAGAACCGCCTCGCCAAATCGTTCGCGCGCCGGTTCGTTGCCGGAGAGACGCTGAACGAGGCGATGGACGCCGTCCGCGCCCTCAACGCCAAGGGGATCTCGGCGTCGCTCGACCTGCTGGGCGAGAGCGTCACCAATGAACGCGAGGCCCGCGCCGCG
This window harbors:
- the fadJ gene encoding fatty acid oxidation complex subunit alpha FadJ; this translates as MISLDRQHDVLVLTLDMPGEPVNKLTQALGAELRQVIADVDRDVTVRACVLISGKRDSFIAGADIEQFLEFRREEEAARTSQMGQDVLNALAALHVPVVAAIHGACLGGGLETALACSYRICTDHPKTVLALPEVQLGLIPGMGGTQRLPRLIGLQAALDMILTGKNVRARKALQMGLVDEMVHPALLREVAVTRAQELANRTRRPVRSGHGAGAAGLLLDTNFAGRSIVFRKAREGVLSKTHGHFPAPLAAITAVHTGFERGMAEGLREEARRFGELAMTEVSRQLIFLFFATTSLKKDTGVDQPAPPPNEVRKLGVLGAGFMGAGIAGVAAQLGTIVRLKDTDPARVGKGLAAVREVLHERLARRQITRQQFDDQMILVSGTTTYTGFGNADLVIEAVFEDLELKHRVLREVEPALAPDAVYASNTSTIPIGRIAQAAAHPERVLGMHFFSPVHRMPLLEVIVTPDTAKQAAVTAVSYGRALGKTVIVVHDGPGFYTTRALSAYMNEAGLLLDEGAGIEAIDGALVEFGFPVGPITLLDEVGIDVGGEVGLVLSEAFGTRMAPSDAMRRVVESGRTGRKGRSGFYRYDAHGKKEGVDPTVYRAIGGSGARVPVPAGEIAERCALAMVNEAALCLQEGILRSPRDGDIGAVFGIGFPPFRGGPFRYIDSLGADEVVRRLEDLHGRFPSRFEPAELLVDMARSRRRFYPADGKPV
- a CDS encoding RNA polymerase sigma factor; translation: MDGSADALIVERVLAGDVEAFATLVERYRERCARYAMHMLGNREDADEVMQDAFVRAYRSLARCEDPERFGAWLFRILVNRCRTAGARRARRARTFLADETALMTASEDHPAEVWAWREEIERALAELRPEQREAFLLKYVEGLGYDEMADLTGVGVSALKMRVMRACDRLRVLLKEARSA
- a CDS encoding M14 family metallopeptidase; protein product: MPERRTAVSAVNIHAVYPTDFSHRRPLTRAERTNFMETSHYADVVSFLDSLKLLGAPITIGDIGKTSEGREIPYVVASRPVVRDAAEAKRLNRPIVYIQADIHAGEVEGKEAILAMLRELSDDKQPNVLDSLVLVVVPIYNADGNEKFGPQATNRPEQDGPELVGQRANGQGLDLNRDYIKADAPETRASLAMFNAWDPDVFVDLHTTDGTFHGYALTYAGSLSPAAKYTGPFTMDTLLPAVRRNLLARERIQTFDYGNLDTTGGRRGWYTYDARPRYGTNYYGIRGRIGVLSEAYSHDPFRTRIASTYAFVGELLSLLAANSSEIVDISHEADRKTVYGGTTPSAAPYIALRSQITQHPRKADVILETLGRLPDSTQKLPGVPRGFRRIGDFHTERMDVYDRFTPTLERRMPVAYAFGPDQKPLVQRLAMHGVFVEQLVDSLDVRAEQFAIDSVIRNPREYQGHHEVRLEGLWAPLGITLPPGTYIVREAQPLAILAMYLLEPESDDGFTTWNIMDGWLAPGKQYPVLRIVEPFTVNAPLRPVKP